The Oceanivirga salmonicida genome includes a window with the following:
- a CDS encoding AlbA family DNA-binding domain-containing protein, which yields MKLNKYIGETNFYDKKEKIERNKPKSWLKSVSAFANYDGGKLIFGVLENNEIKGLENYKSDSEFISQKIKEKIEPIPEFNIEIKEIDNKIIIILDIFEGAHTPYYYNDSGTRTAYRRVGNETVVVNSIELLNLNLRGAKVNYDELSSGISKDKASFTRLKSMYYYRAKKEFQENDLESFNLINKEGVLTNAGALFADEKLVYHSRIFCTRWDGLIKGSKRLDAIDDIEIEGSILIQFDEAMRFIRGNSKKKWKKLPTHRLEMPDYPERAYQEALVNAIVHRDYTQTGSEIHIDMYDDRLEIYSPGGMADRTKIQEKDIYNMSSIRRNPIIADVFSRMDLMERRGSGLKQIIETYKQQEMYNEELEPIFETRGEEFHVILKNLNYDTKDDTRDGTKDGTKDGTKRIEKILQLIKEDNKISIDKMAEEIEAGRRTIVRDIKYLQDNNILERIGGRKEGYWKVKDE from the coding sequence ATGAAATTAAATAAATATATTGGTGAAACAAATTTTTATGATAAAAAAGAAAAAATAGAAAGAAATAAACCTAAAAGTTGGCTTAAATCAGTTAGTGCTTTTGCTAATTATGATGGAGGTAAATTAATTTTTGGGGTATTAGAAAATAATGAAATAAAAGGTTTAGAAAACTATAAATCAGATAGTGAATTTATAAGCCAAAAAATTAAAGAAAAGATAGAACCTATACCAGAATTTAATATTGAAATAAAGGAAATCGATAATAAAATAATTATAATTTTAGATATTTTTGAAGGGGCTCATACACCTTATTATTACAATGATAGTGGAACTAGAACAGCTTATAGAAGAGTTGGAAATGAAACTGTGGTTGTGAATAGTATAGAACTTTTAAATCTTAATTTAAGAGGTGCAAAAGTAAATTACGATGAATTAAGTTCAGGAATTAGTAAAGATAAAGCTTCATTTACTAGATTAAAAAGTATGTATTATTATAGAGCAAAAAAAGAATTTCAAGAAAATGATTTAGAAAGTTTTAATTTAATAAATAAAGAAGGTGTTTTAACTAATGCGGGTGCTTTATTTGCAGATGAAAAATTAGTCTATCATTCAAGAATATTTTGTACTAGATGGGATGGATTAATTAAAGGTAGTAAAAGATTAGATGCAATAGATGATATTGAAATAGAAGGAAGTATCTTGATTCAATTTGATGAAGCAATGAGATTTATAAGAGGAAATTCAAAAAAGAAATGGAAGAAACTCCCTACGCATAGATTAGAAATGCCAGATTACCCAGAAAGAGCATATCAAGAAGCATTAGTTAATGCAATAGTACATAGAGATTATACACAAACAGGTTCAGAAATTCATATAGATATGTATGATGATAGATTAGAAATTTATTCTCCCGGTGGAATGGCAGATAGAACAAAAATTCAAGAAAAAGATATATACAATATGTCATCTATAAGAAGAAATCCTATTATTGCAGACGTATTTTCTAGAATGGATTTAATGGAAAGACGTGGAAGTGGTTTAAAACAAATAATTGAAACATATAAACAACAAGAAATGTATAATGAAGAATTAGAACCAATCTTTGAAACAAGAGGCGAAGAGTTCCATGTTATATTAAAGAATTTAAATTATGACACTAAAGATGACACCAGAGATGGCACTAAAGATGGCACTAAAGATGGCACTAAAAGAATTGAAAAAATACTTCAATTAATAAAGGAAGATAATAAAATATCAATAGATAAAATGGCAGAAGAAATAGAAGCTGGCAGAAGAACTATTGTGAGAGATATAAAATATTTACAAGATAACAATATTTTAGAAAGAATTGGTGGAAGAAAAGAAGGTTATTGGAAGGTAAAAGATGAATAA
- a CDS encoding virulence RhuM family protein: MNNIEKSNELKFLIYSLPEDELSVNVIVKDDTIWLSQKGMAELFGCSSDNIGLHLKNIYLESELDEKRTTEDFSVVQKEGTRNVKRTVLFYNLDAIISVGYRVNSNKATKFRIWATTILKEYMVKGFVLDDDRLKQGKTLFGKDYFKELLDRVRSIRASERRIWQQITDIFAECSIDYDQNSKTTKDFYAMVQNKFHYAITGKTAAEIIITKADNKKENMGLTTWKNSPNGRILKQDIVIAKNYLSEKEIRKLERSVSGFFDYIEDLIEDENIFTMEDFNISINNFLEFRKYKILEGKGKISKKLAEEKAIKEYEIFNKTQKIDSDFDKELRKRGIK; the protein is encoded by the coding sequence ATGAATAATATAGAAAAAAGTAATGAGTTAAAATTTTTAATCTATTCATTACCAGAAGATGAATTAAGTGTAAATGTAATTGTAAAAGATGACACAATATGGTTAAGTCAAAAAGGTATGGCTGAGCTTTTTGGTTGTTCATCTGATAATATAGGATTACATTTAAAAAATATATATTTAGAATCTGAATTAGATGAAAAACGAACTACCGAGGATTTCTCGGTAGTTCAAAAAGAAGGGACAAGAAATGTTAAAAGAACAGTATTATTCTATAATTTAGATGCAATTATTTCTGTTGGTTATAGAGTAAATTCTAATAAGGCTACTAAGTTTAGAATATGGGCTACTACTATCTTAAAAGAATATATGGTAAAAGGATTTGTTTTAGATGATGATAGATTAAAACAAGGTAAGACTTTATTTGGAAAAGATTACTTTAAAGAATTATTAGATAGAGTTCGTTCTATAAGAGCAAGTGAGAGAAGAATATGGCAACAAATAACTGATATTTTTGCTGAATGTAGTATAGATTATGACCAAAATTCTAAAACTACAAAAGATTTTTATGCTATGGTACAAAATAAATTCCATTATGCTATTACAGGAAAAACTGCTGCTGAAATTATAATCACAAAAGCAGATAATAAAAAGGAAAATATGGGATTAACAACTTGGAAAAATTCTCCAAATGGGAGAATATTAAAACAAGACATAGTAATTGCAAAAAATTATTTAAGTGAAAAAGAGATAAGAAAACTTGAAAGGTCAGTAAGTGGATTTTTTGATTATATAGAAGATTTAATAGAAGATGAAAATATATTTACTATGGAAGACTTTAATATTAGTATAAATAATTTTTTAGAATTTAGAAAGTACAAGATATTAGAGGGTAAAGGTAAAATATCAAAAAAATTAGCAGAAGAAAAAGCTATAAAAGAATATGAAATATTTAATAAAACTCAAAAAATAGATTCTGATTTTGACAAAGAACTTAGAAAAAGAGGTATAAAATGA
- a CDS encoding restriction endonuclease subunit S — protein MTEIDRLIEEYCPDGVEYKELKELVLNTKNIKWSENENLNFQYIDLSSVELLTGKILELIIINKENHPSRAQQIVNERDIIFGTTRPLQKRLAIIDKSLNNQICSTGYCILRADINKVNYKWIYYNIQTENFYKYIEKWEQGTSYPSITNELVKAFKIPIPPLPVQNAIVEHLDAFSALQAELQAELTLRKKQYTYYQNKLLTFDENNPLFKFKVEYKKLGEISEITNNGIDKKNNVNDDEIILLNYVDVYNNKYLDNSIPKMIVTATKREKEKCEVKKGDIFITPTSETKEDIGHSAVAKEDLINCYYSYHIMRIRLNEYNYITSKYINYVFESRYVNNQIVKKSRGITRYNLIKSDWENIIIPIPPLHIQERLVYVLDNFDKICGDLNIGLPREIELRQKQYEYYRDKLLTFVENPVNFNIT, from the coding sequence ATGACAGAAATAGATAGATTAATAGAAGAATATTGCCCTGATGGTGTTGAATATAAAGAATTAAAAGAGTTAGTTTTAAATACTAAAAATATAAAATGGTCTGAAAATGAAAATTTAAATTTTCAATATATAGATTTATCATCTGTTGAATTATTAACTGGAAAAATATTAGAATTGATTATTATAAATAAAGAAAATCATCCAAGTAGAGCACAGCAAATTGTAAATGAAAGAGATATAATTTTTGGTACAACTAGACCATTGCAAAAAAGACTCGCAATAATAGATAAATCATTAAATAATCAAATATGTAGTACTGGGTATTGTATATTAAGAGCTGATATAAATAAGGTAAATTATAAATGGATATATTATAATATTCAAACAGAAAATTTTTATAAATATATAGAAAAATGGGAACAAGGAACAAGTTATCCCTCAATAACAAATGAGCTTGTTAAAGCGTTTAAAATTCCAATTCCGCCCTTACCCGTACAAAACGCGATAGTGGAGCATCTAGACGCGTTCTCAGCTCTGCAAGCAGAGCTACAAGCAGAGCTAACTCTAAGAAAAAAACAATATACTTATTATCAAAATAAACTATTAACTTTTGATGAAAATAATCCTTTATTTAAGTTTAAGGTGGAGTATAAAAAGTTAGGTGAAATTTCTGAAATAACTAATAATGGAATTGACAAAAAAAATAATGTTAATGACGATGAAATTATATTATTAAATTATGTAGATGTCTACAACAATAAATATTTAGATAATTCTATTCCTAAAATGATTGTTACTGCAACAAAACGAGAAAAAGAAAAATGTGAAGTAAAAAAAGGTGATATATTTATTACTCCAACATCTGAAACTAAAGAAGATATAGGGCACTCAGCTGTTGCTAAAGAAGATTTAATTAATTGTTATTATAGTTATCATATAATGCGTATTAGATTAAATGAATATAATTATATAACTTCTAAATATATAAATTATGTATTTGAATCTAGGTACGTTAATAATCAAATAGTAAAAAAATCAAGAGGAATAACAAGATATAATTTAATAAAATCAGATTGGGAAAATATAATAATCCCAATCCCACCATTACATATACAAGAAAGATTAGTATATGTTTTAGATAACTTTGACAAGATATGTGGTGATTTGAATATAGGATTACCAAGAGAAATAGAATTAAGGCAAAAACAATATGAATATTATAGAGATAAACTCTTGACATTTGTTGAGAACCCTGTAAACTTTAACATAACATAA